Proteins encoded together in one Triticum dicoccoides isolate Atlit2015 ecotype Zavitan chromosome 7B, WEW_v2.0, whole genome shotgun sequence window:
- the LOC119339835 gene encoding protein DETOXIFICATION 16-like: MEEPLVDKTGEESLVVIEVKKQLYLAGPLIVGSLLQDVVQMISVMFVGHLGELALSSASIATSFAGVTGFSLLSGMSSSLDTLCGQAFGAKQHHLLGIYKQRAILVLTPVSAVVAVIWGYTGQILLLFGQDPEIAMEAGSYIRWMIPSLFIYGLLQCHVRFLQTQNMVLPVMLSSGVTALNHILVCWLLVYKLGLGNKGAALANTISYLTNVSILALYIRLSPSCRSTWTGLSTEAFRDILSFLRLAIPSALMVCWEWWSFELLILASGFLPNPKLEASVLSISVNTISLVFRVPYGLSAAISTRVSNELGAGRPDAARSATQVIMVLGIASSVSVALAIVLVRNLWGYAYSNDKEVVEYISRIMPIIAVAFLFDDMQCVLSGVVRGCGLQSIGSYVNLSAYYLVGIPAALCFAFIYHLGGVGLWMGITCALVVQTVLFMSITLRTNWNREASKARDRVSITSLPLDLAA, encoded by the exons ATGGAGGAGCCCCTTGTTGACAAGACAGGAGAGGAGAGCCTGGTAGTGATTGAGGTGAAGAAGCAGTTGTACCTTGCCGGGCCTCTCATCGTCGGAAGCCTCCTACAGGATGTGGTCCAAATGATATCGGTCATGTTTGTGGGTCATCTCGGCGAACTTGCTCTCTCGAGTGCCTCCATCGCAACCTCCTTCGCCGGTGTAACTGGATTCAGCTTGTTG TCCGGCATGTCGAGCAGCTTGGACACGCTGTGTGGGCAAGCCTTTGGAGCAAAGCAACACCATCTTCTTGGCATCTACAAGCAGAGGGCAATCCTTGTGCTCACTCCGGTGAGCGCCGTGGTTGCCGTAATCTGGGGATACACTGGCCAGATTCTTCTGTTGTTTGGACAGGACCCTGAGATTGCCATGGAAGCAGGGAGCTACATCCGGTGGATGATTCCTTCGCTGTTTATCTATGGTCTGCTGCAGTGCCATGTCCGGTTCCTACAGACACAGAACATGGTCCTCCCGGTGATGCTGAGCTCGGGCGTCACGGCGCTCAAccatatcttggtgtgctggctgcTGGTCTACAAGCTTGGCCTGGGCAACAAGGGTGCTGCCTTGGCCAATACAATCTCCTACCTCACCAATGTGTCCATTTTGGCTCTTTACATCAGGCTCTCCCCATCTTGTAGGAGCACTTGGACGGGGCTGTCAACGGAGGCATTCCGCGACATCCTCAGTTTCTTGAGGCTTGCCATCCCATCAGCCCTTATGGTTTG ctgGGAGTGGTGGTCGTTTGAGCTCCTAATACTTGCTTCCGGATTTCTGCCAAATCCTAAGCTCGAGGCATCTGTACTATCAATTAG TGTAAATACTATCTCACTGGTATTCAGGGTCCCGTATGGGCTTAGTGCAGCTATAAG CACCCGTGTATCGAATGAATTAGGTGCTGGACGACCGGATGCTGCCCGTTCGGCGACCCAGGTGATCATGGTCCTAGGAATTGCGTCAAGCGTATCGGTTGCTCTTGCAATTGTTTTGGTGCGCAATCTATGGGGGTATGCATACAGCAACGACAAGGAAGTGGTGGAGTATATCTCTAGAATTATGCCGATTATTGCCGTGGCATTCTTGTTTGATGACATGCAGTGTGTTCTTTCAG GCGTTGTTAGGGGCTGTGGCCTTCAAAGTATTGGTTCCTATGTCAATCTCAGTGCGTACTACCTTGTGGGCATCCCAGCGGCTCTATGTTTTGCCTTTATCTACCATCTTGGTGGAGTG GGGCTATGGATGGGAATAACCTGCGCACTTGTCGTGCAGACGGTGTTGTTCATGTCCATTACTCTTCGCACTAACTGGAACAGAGAA GCTTCGAAGGCCAGGGACAGGGTTTCCATTACTTCCTTGCCTCTAGACTTGGCGGCGTGA